The following proteins are encoded in a genomic region of Helicobacter macacae MIT 99-5501:
- a CDS encoding substrate-binding domain-containing protein, which produces MLKKVPQTIKIAQIIGLISLVLASLALSGGLLKASQTGKINVISREDGSGTRGAFVEIFGLLESQNGKKVDTTSLKAEITNSTAVMLTSIANDKNAIGYVSLGSLKSIVKGVKIDGVAPSVENIKSKKYGISRPFNVVMKAKFMSESISKATLVRDFLDFSRANVAVITKAGYIPLELGKDAKKAGSNNLSGKIIIAGSSSITPLMEKLKESYTAQNPSVNIEILQSDSTTGINSVVQGIADIGMVSRELKDKELSSGVKAEVLAIDGLAVIVNPQNTISDLKKEQVKDIFSGKILKWEELAK; this is translated from the coding sequence ATGTTGAAAAAAGTTCCACAAACAATCAAAATCGCTCAAATAATCGGGCTTATCTCTTTGGTGCTAGCTTCTTTGGCTTTAAGCGGAGGATTGCTAAAGGCTTCACAAACGGGCAAAATCAATGTGATTTCGCGCGAGGACGGCTCTGGCACAAGGGGCGCGTTTGTAGAGATTTTTGGGCTACTTGAGTCCCAAAACGGCAAAAAAGTAGACACCACAAGCCTAAAAGCAGAAATCACAAACTCTACCGCCGTAATGCTAACAAGCATAGCAAATGATAAAAACGCAATCGGCTATGTCTCTCTAGGCTCGCTAAAATCAATAGTAAAGGGCGTAAAAATTGACGGCGTTGCGCCAAGCGTGGAAAATATTAAGAGTAAAAAATACGGCATTTCGCGTCCGTTTAATGTCGTAATGAAGGCAAAATTTATGAGCGAATCTATCAGTAAAGCCACGCTTGTAAGGGACTTTTTGGATTTTAGTAGGGCAAATGTCGCGGTAATCACAAAGGCTGGATATATCCCGCTTGAGCTAGGCAAAGACGCCAAAAAAGCAGGTAGCAACAATCTAAGTGGCAAAATCATAATCGCAGGCTCAAGCTCTATAACACCGCTTATGGAAAAACTAAAAGAATCATACACTGCGCAAAATCCAAGCGTGAATATTGAGATTTTGCAATCCGATTCGACAACGGGCATAAACTCTGTGGTGCAAGGAATCGCCGACATTGGAATGGTAAGCCGTGAGCTAAAGGACAAAGAGTTAAGCTCGGGTGTAAAGGCGGAAGTTTTAGCCATTGATGGCTTAGCTGTGATAGTGAATCCACAAAACACCATAAGCGATTTGAAAAAAGAGCAAGTAAAAGATATTTTTAGCGGCAAAATACTTAAGTGGGAAGAGCTAGCAAAATAG
- a CDS encoding C39 family peptidase: MIRKIFACWFVPCFVAFAEVGQSSQSSAPQISSEPQVESSTQKSSQAESNKVDSSQADSSKAKSSEVESSNTKSSKASKQKSSKSKNTSKQKFSVHIFSSPLFSPPFAPITKDRQITSWSEMRDKNLTKQEYDYSCGAASLSSILEHYYGLENASEKEILDTVLLKKGIDINQKEEIQFDDEMKQKAHLSFYDMVGYAEDRGFRAFGLAVDLPALYELKAPVIIYVKVRNIEHFSVLKGIDSKFVYLADPSFGNIKVSVAKFVEMFYPKKTRQETREEKQQAKLAKKPKKSYNDEAESMMMQNHSQNRLMRGKIMAIVPNMQSPQNQAPQNENPQNQNHQNQNSQDLTTQENIAQNNDFTQEKSTQNDFGQKNFAQENLTQEKKDKDSLDKSAQADSTQAIPQAIPQAKSNTKPKINAEFMKLEKHSGFVYEGIKDMLFLRQ, from the coding sequence ATGATAAGAAAAATTTTTGCTTGTTGGTTTGTGCCTTGCTTCGTAGCGTTTGCAGAAGTGGGACAATCTAGTCAATCTAGCGCGCCACAAATATCTAGCGAACCACAAGTAGAATCAAGCACACAAAAATCTAGTCAAGCAGAATCTAACAAAGTGGATTCTAGCCAAGCAGATTCTAGTAAGGCAAAATCTAGCGAAGTAGAATCTAGCAATACAAAATCTAGTAAGGCTAGCAAGCAAAAATCTAGCAAATCTAAAAACACTAGCAAGCAAAAATTTAGCGTGCATATTTTTAGTTCCCCTTTGTTTTCGCCTCCATTTGCCCCGATTACAAAAGATAGGCAAATCACAAGCTGGAGTGAAATGCGTGATAAAAATCTCACAAAGCAAGAGTATGATTATAGCTGTGGTGCTGCTTCGCTATCAAGTATTTTGGAGCATTATTATGGGCTAGAAAACGCAAGTGAAAAAGAGATTTTGGATACGGTGCTACTAAAAAAGGGAATCGACATAAACCAAAAAGAAGAAATACAATTTGATGATGAGATGAAGCAAAAGGCGCATTTGTCGTTTTATGATATGGTGGGATATGCGGAGGATAGAGGGTTTAGGGCGTTTGGGTTGGCAGTGGATTTGCCCGCACTATATGAGCTAAAAGCCCCTGTCATCATCTATGTCAAGGTGCGAAATATTGAGCATTTTAGCGTGCTAAAAGGGATAGATTCTAAGTTTGTGTATTTGGCTGACCCGAGCTTTGGCAATATCAAGGTGAGTGTTGCAAAATTTGTAGAGATGTTTTATCCCAAAAAGACAAGGCAGGAAACAAGAGAGGAAAAACAGCAAGCAAAGCTAGCAAAAAAACCTAAAAAATCTTATAACGATGAAGCAGAATCTATGATGATGCAAAATCACTCCCAAAATCGTCTAATGAGGGGCAAGATAATGGCGATAGTGCCAAATATGCAATCCCCACAAAATCAAGCCCCACAAAATGAAAATCCGCAAAATCAAAATCATCAAAATCAAAATAGCCAAGATTTGACTACACAAGAAAATATAGCGCAAAACAACGATTTCACACAAGAAAAATCAACGCAAAATGACTTTGGGCAAAAAAACTTCGCACAAGAAAATTTGACGCAAGAAAAAAAGGACAAAGACTCTCTAGATAAATCTGCACAGGCAGATTCCACGCAAGCAATTCCACAAGCAATCCCGCAAGCAAAATCAAACACAAAACCAAAGATAAATGCAGAATTTATGAAGCTAGAAAAGCACTCTGGATTTGTCTATGAGGGCATAAAAGATATGCTATTTCTAAGGCAGTGA
- the pstC gene encoding phosphate ABC transporter permease subunit PstC — MQIFAQKILQLLDMKKKILPDFFAQNIFPQNQFLRDFITRENDKKTSQKNPKSPKKPKKPKNHIVRFFALRFLRVFNVIKKQNKKHKKDIFSLEFFASMLFGLCAVVCIIAVIIICVFLFGNAIPTIFSIGVSEFLFGEVWQPLNEVFGIFPMIVGSLYVTALAILFGVPFGILCAIYLAYFSRQNKIITPLVELMAGIPSIVYGFFGLIVIVPFFAQVFDTNGKGLISASILLAMMILPTIILVSKTSIEAVSKSYYEGAIALGASKERAVFFVVLKDAKSGILASVILGVGRAIGEAMAVIVIAGNQPIIPTSISDGLRTLTTNIVLELGYASGIHRDALIASSAVLFVFILLINMCFLALKKKS; from the coding sequence ATGCAAATTTTTGCCCAAAAGATTTTGCAACTACTAGATATGAAAAAAAAGATTTTACCTGATTTTTTTGCGCAAAATATTTTTCCACAAAATCAGTTTTTGAGAGATTTTATCACGCGAGAAAATGACAAAAAAACTTCACAAAAAAATCCAAAATCCCCCAAAAAACCAAAGAAACCCAAAAATCATATTGTTAGATTTTTTGCGTTGCGATTTTTGCGCGTGTTTAATGTGATAAAAAAACAAAACAAAAAACACAAAAAAGATATTTTTAGCCTTGAGTTTTTTGCTTCAATGCTTTTTGGACTTTGCGCGGTAGTGTGTATAATTGCCGTGATTATCATCTGCGTATTTTTGTTTGGCAATGCTATTCCTACAATCTTTAGCATAGGGGTTAGCGAATTTTTATTTGGCGAAGTGTGGCAACCGCTAAATGAAGTTTTTGGGATTTTTCCTATGATTGTGGGAAGCCTTTATGTAACGGCTTTGGCGATTTTGTTTGGTGTGCCTTTTGGGATTTTGTGCGCGATTTATTTGGCTTACTTTTCGCGCCAAAATAAAATCATCACGCCTTTGGTAGAGCTAATGGCTGGGATTCCTAGCATTGTGTATGGATTTTTTGGGTTGATTGTGATTGTGCCGTTTTTTGCCCAAGTCTTTGACACAAATGGCAAGGGGCTAATAAGCGCGTCTATCCTTTTGGCAATGATGATTTTGCCGACAATCATTTTGGTATCAAAGACAAGCATAGAAGCCGTTAGCAAAAGCTACTATGAGGGCGCAATCGCGCTTGGTGCGAGTAAAGAGAGAGCGGTGTTTTTTGTCGTGCTAAAGGACGCAAAAAGTGGGATTTTGGCAAGTGTGATTTTGGGCGTGGGACGAGCTATCGGCGAGGCGATGGCAGTGATTGTCATCGCTGGAAATCAGCCTATAATCCCTACAAGCATAAGCGATGGACTTCGCACACTTACGACAAATATCGTGCTAGAGTTGGGCTATGCAAGTGGGATTCACAGAGACGCGCTAATCGCTTCAAGTGCGGTGCTATTTGTTTTTATACTGCTTATCAATATGTGCTTTTTGGCACTAAAGAAAAAATCATAA